ACGGTCTACTCACCGATCGCCCAGAACCCCTCATTGCCGAAGATCTTGCACAGAACCCGGCCACTATGCATGAACATGTAAAATCGATCTATCGAAAATTCGGCATCAGCAGCCGAGCCATGCTCATGGCGCTATGGCTTGGCCGCAAGCTTCAATAAACCCGCCGATCTCAAATCCCCTCTCGATACCTTGCCCCCTGAATAGGGTATTTCCATGCAAGCTGCCAAACATCTATTTTCAGTTTAACGCATGGAAAATTATTGGCGCCCTAATGTCAATAATGGCCGCCCCGATCTTGCGAGTGATTTTCTAAAGCGCGCAAGCCTAAATGGTCAGATACGTATTTTGTCTCAGTTCAATGCATGGATGCGGTTTTACTGCATGACAACAATGGAAACTCCAGGGAGGTGCCACATGAAATCCCGTCGCCTCAATATTTTTGCCGCTCTTCCGCTGGCAATATCATTTATAGCCATTGCTAGCGCCACCGCTACACCAGCCCCGACCAACTGGAATGAATATGTCAGGCCCGCCAGCAAACACATACCCGCTCAAGCCTATGCCTATCTCATCGCCAGGCATGTGCTTCGGGATGCTCATGGTCAACAGGTGCTCCCCGTTCTGGTGTTTTCTTGTGTGAATCACCACAGGCAGGCCGAATTGTCATTAAATGACGTTTCAATCAAAACGATAGCCCGTACTATGTTCCAGCTCGATGGC
This genomic stretch from Acidihalobacter ferrooxydans harbors:
- a CDS encoding helix-turn-helix transcriptional regulator — encoded protein: MLRQLLLSYGVGIGNKSLTPAERNVLHGLLTDRPEPLIAEDLAQNPATMHEHVKSIYRKFGISSRAMLMALWLGRKLQ
- a CDS encoding type VI secretion system-associated protein TagO is translated as MKSRRLNIFAALPLAISFIAIASATATPAPTNWNEYVRPASKHIPAQAYAYLIARHVLRDAHGQQVLPVLVFSCVNHHRQAELSLNDVSIKTIARTMFQLDGIQTRYRPWHVLSNDSLIIYAGSVIGMIRSLEGHRRLNMRFTGQSGQVIEASIAVFNAHAGLMTVRTMCRSD